The genomic DNA ACCTTAAAATCCTAGAAAGCTTTTTGCACATGGAAGGGTATCAAGTGATTAGCGCCAATAATGGACGCCAAGCACTTGATCTTATTGAACAAGACAAGCCTGATATGCTATTGCTAGATATCATGATGCCAGAACTCAATGGCTTTGAGGTGTGTAAGCACTTACGTGAGTCCTACAGTTATAACGAACTGCCGATAATCATGCTAACCGCCCTTGGTCAAAGCGAAGACAAAATTAAAGGTTTTGATTATGGTGCGAACGACTATTTAATTAAGCCATTTAATAAACAGGAATTATCCGCGCGTATTCAAGTACACTTAAATGCCAGTCTCTCAGAACAACGTAAACTAGAAAATGATTATCTAAATGATCAATTAAGCCAAAGAGAAAAAGTAGAATCATTACTTTTAGACACTCAAGACAAATTATTAGCCCAACTCGAGAGCACTCCAGAAGCGATCATCTGTGTTAATGAAGCGCATAAAATAACCTTTGCTAACAAAAGTGCCTTACAGCTATTCCAGCGCTCTAATGAACAAATAAAACGCTCGCAAATCGAAGAGTTTATTGCCCCCAAATATCTACAATTTGATCAACCGCATCGCAGTATTGATATCGATCTTTTTGTTGCTCAAACCAAGCAGACCATCCCTTGTGACATTTTCACCCTCCCATTAGAAACGGGGCTTAAAGGGATGATTATCTTTAATCCAGATATGGATGACAGCACTTCACGAGTAGACAACCTTGAAGTGGCTCTAGACGCGCTAGCAAGCTATGCCTTTGCCGGTGATAAATCCCAATTAGAACACCTAAAGAACTTAGGTGAAGAGTTTGCTGACATTGTGAATATGATTGACAGTGATAAAGACAGTAAGCAGCAAAAAATGCGACAACTGTTAGTGGATTGCATGTCAGAGGCATTGGATTATTGGGAGAGCCACCAAGGAAATACTAAGTTTGGATTTGCTGAGCAAAGTGGCTTGTGGCGCGTTTATTTAGACAGAAGCACACTGCAAACACGCACTCTTGATAAGTACTTAAGAATTGAAACCCTGCCCAACACGCCACGTTGGCGCACCGTTCTTAACTCTTTAGATTACATTCTTGCCAATAGCCATAATGAAAATGCTCAAAGAGCACAACTCATCGAACGAAAAGAGCAACTGCAAAGCTTATTTTCTTAAGGGCGTAGCCGCTCTATTGCGGCTTTAAATTATTGTGCCACTCTTATTTTTAATCACTAAAAAAGTTCATTTCACGCGATTGTACACCTCCATACCATGGCTATAACTGGCAAAATATCGCAGGTAATTTTAAATGTGAGAGCGCAATCACAACAAATCATGTTGTGTATTTTTAACCAGAAAATAAAGTAACTCAGCCTCTTTAACCGCACATCACACTTATCTGCAAAGCCACTAAAGCCAACTAACATAAAGACCCAAACCAATAGTATGCACTAACTAACTTTAGTTATTTACTCATAACAGGGGCCATTAAGCAGATGAAGAAAAGTAGAGAAAACGATTTTAATTTAACGTTTTTAACGAGAATAGGTATGCGTTTGACGTTTTTAACGGGAATCTACATTGACGATATTCACTTGAAGGCTGATTCTACAAGTGCTCCATGGTTCTTAGGTCATATCTCTACCCCACAATAAAAGATTAGAACCACAGGGTGACACTGTATAAGCATTAAACTTTGGTAATCAAACCTGATTACTGACTAATAAAAGCAAACAGAGACAAAGGACATACCATGCTTGCTAATATAAAAAAAACAGCTCTTGCTACAGTAATCGTCGCTACTGCGACTACCGCAATATCAGCTCCGGCAATAGCCAGATCGGAACTGACTATCGTACCTGATTTTTATCCAACGATGGTTCGCAACTTTAACCCCTACCTTGCGACAAACCTTCGTACTACTACAGACTTCATCTATGAACCTTTAGTCGTTTTCAACGAAATGCACGGCAACGAGCCGGTTATGCGTTTGGCTGAAAGCTTTAAGATGGCGGATGATCTAAAAAGCGTTACCTTTGATATTCGCAAAGGTGTTAAATGGTCTGACGGGGAAGCATTCTCAGCAGATGATGTGGTTTATTCATTTAAACTTCTTGAGTCCAATACTGCGCTAGACCAAACAGGTATTAATAAGTGGGTGAGCAAAGTTGAAAAGATCAATGATCATCAAGTTCGCTTTACTCTTACCGAAGGCAACTCGAATGTACCTTATGAAATAGCCAAAGTCCCTGTTGTGCCTGAGCACATCTGGTCAAAAGTAAAAAATCCTAGCTCTTTTACTAATGAAAACCCTGTAGGTACAGGCCCATTCACTGAAATTGACACCTTTACTCCTCAACTTTATATTCAGTGTGCTAACCCTAACTATTGGGATGCCGATAACCTAGATGTTGATTGCCTTCGCGTACCTCAAATTGCCAACAATGATCAGCTGCTAAGTAAGATTGTTAATTCTGAGCTCGACTGGACGTCAGCATTTATCCCTGACATCGACCGCACCTACAAAGCAGCCAACCCTAATCATGGATACTGGTATCCACCAGCGGGCACACAATCTCTTGTCGTAAACTTCAAAAACCCAGATCCTGCAAAGAATGAAGCCCTTACTGATGTCAACTTCCGTCGTGCGATGAGTATGGCTATCGACCGTCAAACTATCATTGATATTGCGTTTTACGGTGCCGGTACTGTCAATGACTTCGCCTCGGGTCTTGGCTATGCATTTGCAGCTTGGTCTGATGAGAAAGTTCATAATCAGTACAAAAAATTCAATACCTACAATCCGCAAGGAGCGAAGAAGTTACTGCAAGAGTCTGGGTTTAAAGACACGAACGGTGACGGATTTGTCGAAACGCCATCTGGGAAATCTTTTGAGCTATTAATTCAATCACCCAATGGCTGGACTGATTTTAACAACACAGTGCAACTCTCAGTTGAGCAGTTAAACGAAGTAGGTATTAAAGCGCGTGCTCGTACCCCAGAGTTTGCGGTATACAACCAAGCCATGCTAGAAGCGACCTATGACGTGGCGTATACCAACTACTTCCACGGTGCAGATCCACACTTGTACTGGAACAGTGCTTATAACTCTGCACTGCAAGAAGGTAGCGGTATGCCTCGTTTTGCCATGCACTTCTACAAAAATGCACAGCTAGATAACTTGCTAAACAGCTTCTACAAAACAGCGGATAAAGCAAAACAAATGGAAATTGCACACGGTATTCAGAAAATCATCGCTGAAAACCAAGTCACGATTCCTGTCTTATCTGGTGCAAGTAACTATCAATACAACACCACCCGTTTCACTGGTTGGTGGACAGAAGAAAACGCAAAAGGTCGTCCAAACATTTGGGCCGGTATCCCAGAGCGCTTACTTCACGTACTTGATTTAAAACCTGTCAAATAACTTGGCTTCTTAATGGCGTACTTAGGTGCGCCATTATCACCCTTGATAAAACTCACAATAACAATGGCGTGTATACGTCAGGGATTCTTTCGCGCAAAGCGTGGATTTTATTCGATATACAAGCAATAAATCGGATAATTAAGGTGTAGGTATGGGATATTTTCTAAAACGTCTGTCGTTCTATTTTGTAGCGCTATTAGTAGCCGCTACCATCAATTTTATTCTTCCGCGAGCAATGCCTGGAGACCCTGTCACCATGATGTTTGCTCACGCTACAGCCCAAGTAACACCAGAACGCATTGAGGCGATGCGACAACTGCTTGGCTTTGTCGATGGTCCCCTTTGGCTGCAATACATCACTTATCTTAAAAGCATACTCAGCTGGGAGTTAGGGACTTCAATTAAATTTTACCCTCTCAGCGTTAATGAGTTACTTGGTGGAGCATTTGGCTGGTCATTATTTCTCGCTGGAACCGCGGTGCTTTTATCATTCTCCATAGGCTCTCTACTTGGCATCTTCGCAGCTTGGAAACGAGGTAGCACATACGACACTTTAGTCACGCCGGGAATGCTGATTATTCAAGCGGTCCCCCAAGTGGTGATTGCGATGTTAGCCATGTTCATTTTTGCTATCGGACTAAAATGGTTCCCTACTGGCTACGCTTATACCCCTGGCGTTATCCCCGACTGGACTAGTTGGGAGTTTATTAAAAATGTCGCCTATCACGCCGTACTCCCTTTATTTTGTGCCTCACTGGTACAGATTGGTGGCTTCTTGGTCAATATGCGTAACAACATGATAAACCTACTAGCGGAAGACTATATCACCATGGCGAAAGGCAAAGGCCTTAGCGAAAACCGTGTGGTATTTAACTATGCAGCGCGTAATGCGCTGCTACCTAGTGTTACCGCACTTTCAATGTCGTTAGGTATGGCCATTGGCGGACAGTTGATCATAGAAATCATCTTCAACTACCCAGGTTTAGGGACTGTTCTATTTAATGCAATAACCGCAAGGGACTACCAGGTATTACAGGGGCAGTTACTTATCATGACCTTATTCATGCTGTTCTTTAACCTAATTGCTGACATGTTATATGTCTTACTTGACCCTCGCCTACGTAAGGGAGGTAAATAAAATGAACGATATTTTTAAGCTTATTCGTGGCAATACGATTGCAATGATTGGTGTGGCAATTTTAAGTACCTTTTTGTTTATTGCACTGGCCGCCCCTCTAATCACGCAACATGCACCAGACAAACGCACCGGTAAGCCTCACGAATACCCGGCAGCATTAGTGAAAGCGGCTCAATCCAACCCTGATGGATGGGTAGCCACTCACCTAGCCACAGATAGCCGCACTCTAAGAATGTCTAAAGATGCTGAGCATGTTTTAGGCACAAGCCGTATGGGGCGTGATGTGTGGGCTCAAGTCGCCTACGGGGCTCGCGTTTCCCTTGCTGTTGGGTTTGGCGCAGGTTTAACTGTGTGCTTTCTTGCCACTATTATCGGGGTATCCGCCGGTTACTTTGGTGGCAAAATTGATGACTTTCTCACTGCGGCCATGAACATAATGTTGGTCATTCCCCAATACCCACTCCTGTTTGTTGTTGCTGCATTTATTGGGGAGGCAGGTCCGTTCACCATTGCACTGATCATCGGCCTCACCTCCTGGGCATGGGGGGCGCGCGTGGTACGCGCACAAACCTTAGCCTTACGAGAAAAAGAGTTTATTAAAGCGGCCGAAGTATTAGGTGAGTCTCCTGCAAGAATTATCTTTGTAGAAATTTTGCCTAACCTTATTTCCATTGTGGGTGCAAGCTTCATCGGTTCGGTGATGTACGCCATCATGATGGAAGCGACGATCTCCTTCTTAGGCATGGGCGATCCTAACACTATCAGTTGGGGCATTATGCTGTATAACGTGCAAACCTCCTCTTCCATGCTCATTGGCGCTTGGTGGGAATTACTCGCCCCTTGTATAGCGCTAACTCTACTGGTCACAGGACTGGCACTGCTTAATTTTGCTGTGGATGAAATTGCCAACCCACAACTTCGCTCCCATAAAGGCATGCGCCGTTGGAAAAAACTGGCACAACAAGATAAGAAAAGCCGCAAACCAATAGCAGACAGTGCCACAAATCAGCTATCAACATCAGGAAATCAATCATGATTAATCCACTAATTTCTGTTCGTAATCTTTGTGTTGATTACATTACCGATGCTGGAGACGTTAGAGCCTGCAATAACGTCAGCTTTGATATTGCTCCAGGTGAAGTATTTGGTCTGGCAGGGGAATCAGGGTGTGGTAAATCAACCGTGGCTTTTTCCTTAATGCGTCTACATAAGCCACCGGCATTTATCACTGGCGGTGAAGTTATCTTCAATGGTGAAGACATCCTACAATACAGTGACTTGAGCATGCAGGCGTTCCGCTGGAGCGAAATGTCCATGGTATTTCAAAGTGCCATGAATGCACTCAATCCTGTACTGCCAATGGAAGAACAATTTTGTGATGTGATAATGCATCACACCAATATGACTCGCAAGCAAGCCATTAAAAGAGCGCAAGGGTTATTGGAAATTGTAGATATACACCCAAGTCGCTTAAGCGACTATCCACACCAGTTTTCAGGGGGGATGCGTCAACGATTAGTGATTGCTATTGCCCTAGCCTTGAATCCTAAGATGATCATCATGGACGAACCAACTACCGCATTAGATGTCGTCGTTCAACGGGAGATTTTACAAAAGATTCATGCCTTAAAAGAAGAGTTTGGCTTCTCCATTTTATTCATCACCCATGACTTATCTTTAATGGTTGAATTCTCAGACCGTATTGGAATCATGTACTCCGGTGAACTTATCGAGGTCGCACCAGCAAAAGAGATTTTGACCAACCCATACCACCCTTATACGCGAGGACTAGGCAGTTCTTTTCCTTCTCTTACCGGACCTAAAGCACAGCTTATTGGTATTCCCGGAAACCCGTTAAATCTGCTAGAAATCCCTCAAGGGTGCCGCTTTCAGGCGCGCTGCTCTCAAGTTACTGAAGTGTGTAGAACAGTCCCCACTCAACTGCGAGAGATCGAAAGTCAACGTTTATCAAATTGTCACCTTTTTGGTGAACCTATCACACAGACAAAAGTCGATTCAGACCAACAAGACGTGTTCGGAGAAGTCACATGAGCAAACCTACAGGCGAATTACTCATTGAAGGTAAGAACTTAATTAAAGACTTTCCTGTTAGTAGTAATGCACTAAAAAACCCCATGATGCGCGCCATTAACGACGTATCATTTAAAATGTACAAAAGTCGTGGTTTATCTGTGGTTGGTGAGTCAGGTTCAGGGAAATCAACAACAGCCAAGATGATCGCTAAGATGTACGCGCCAACCGATGGTCAAATTGAATATCGTGGACGCGATATTCAAACCATCAATAAGAAGAAGGATTTAATGCACTACCGTGAAGGGGTGCAGATGGTATGGCAAGATCCATTTGGCTCTTTAAATCCAACACATAACATCTTTCATCATATTGCGCGCCCCTTGCTTATTCATAAGAAAGTCACTCGTGGTAACAACAAAGAACTACAAGATCGAGTGCATGATTTACTGGAGCAAGTAGGGTTAA from Vibrio rarus includes the following:
- a CDS encoding ABC transporter substrate-binding protein; the protein is MLANIKKTALATVIVATATTAISAPAIARSELTIVPDFYPTMVRNFNPYLATNLRTTTDFIYEPLVVFNEMHGNEPVMRLAESFKMADDLKSVTFDIRKGVKWSDGEAFSADDVVYSFKLLESNTALDQTGINKWVSKVEKINDHQVRFTLTEGNSNVPYEIAKVPVVPEHIWSKVKNPSSFTNENPVGTGPFTEIDTFTPQLYIQCANPNYWDADNLDVDCLRVPQIANNDQLLSKIVNSELDWTSAFIPDIDRTYKAANPNHGYWYPPAGTQSLVVNFKNPDPAKNEALTDVNFRRAMSMAIDRQTIIDIAFYGAGTVNDFASGLGYAFAAWSDEKVHNQYKKFNTYNPQGAKKLLQESGFKDTNGDGFVETPSGKSFELLIQSPNGWTDFNNTVQLSVEQLNEVGIKARARTPEFAVYNQAMLEATYDVAYTNYFHGADPHLYWNSAYNSALQEGSGMPRFAMHFYKNAQLDNLLNSFYKTADKAKQMEIAHGIQKIIAENQVTIPVLSGASNYQYNTTRFTGWWTEENAKGRPNIWAGIPERLLHVLDLKPVK
- a CDS encoding ABC transporter permease encodes the protein MGYFLKRLSFYFVALLVAATINFILPRAMPGDPVTMMFAHATAQVTPERIEAMRQLLGFVDGPLWLQYITYLKSILSWELGTSIKFYPLSVNELLGGAFGWSLFLAGTAVLLSFSIGSLLGIFAAWKRGSTYDTLVTPGMLIIQAVPQVVIAMLAMFIFAIGLKWFPTGYAYTPGVIPDWTSWEFIKNVAYHAVLPLFCASLVQIGGFLVNMRNNMINLLAEDYITMAKGKGLSENRVVFNYAARNALLPSVTALSMSLGMAIGGQLIIEIIFNYPGLGTVLFNAITARDYQVLQGQLLIMTLFMLFFNLIADMLYVLLDPRLRKGGK
- a CDS encoding ABC transporter permease; translated protein: MNDIFKLIRGNTIAMIGVAILSTFLFIALAAPLITQHAPDKRTGKPHEYPAALVKAAQSNPDGWVATHLATDSRTLRMSKDAEHVLGTSRMGRDVWAQVAYGARVSLAVGFGAGLTVCFLATIIGVSAGYFGGKIDDFLTAAMNIMLVIPQYPLLFVVAAFIGEAGPFTIALIIGLTSWAWGARVVRAQTLALREKEFIKAAEVLGESPARIIFVEILPNLISIVGASFIGSVMYAIMMEATISFLGMGDPNTISWGIMLYNVQTSSSMLIGAWWELLAPCIALTLLVTGLALLNFAVDEIANPQLRSHKGMRRWKKLAQQDKKSRKPIADSATNQLSTSGNQS
- a CDS encoding ABC transporter ATP-binding protein, which codes for MINPLISVRNLCVDYITDAGDVRACNNVSFDIAPGEVFGLAGESGCGKSTVAFSLMRLHKPPAFITGGEVIFNGEDILQYSDLSMQAFRWSEMSMVFQSAMNALNPVLPMEEQFCDVIMHHTNMTRKQAIKRAQGLLEIVDIHPSRLSDYPHQFSGGMRQRLVIAIALALNPKMIIMDEPTTALDVVVQREILQKIHALKEEFGFSILFITHDLSLMVEFSDRIGIMYSGELIEVAPAKEILTNPYHPYTRGLGSSFPSLTGPKAQLIGIPGNPLNLLEIPQGCRFQARCSQVTEVCRTVPTQLREIESQRLSNCHLFGEPITQTKVDSDQQDVFGEVT